From a single Rhodococcus qingshengii JCM 15477 genomic region:
- a CDS encoding sugar phosphate nucleotidyltransferase, with product MMSDPNPTDAVILVGGKGTRLRPLTLSAPKPMLPTAGLPFLTHLLARIEAAGIKHVVLGTSFKAEVFEDYFGDGSKMGLEIDYVFETEPLGTGGGIRNVLPKLRGDNVMVFNGDVLGGTDLNGILETHEKTDADVTLHLVRVGDPRAFGCVPTDEDGRVSAFLEKTQDPPTDQINAGCYVFKREIIEQIPEGRPVSVEREVFPNLLAEGKRVFGHVDSSYWRDMGTPEDFVRGSADLVRGIAPSPALEGPRGESLVHPGAGIAPGAVLIGGTVVGRGAEVGAGARLDGAILFDGAVVEAGAVVERSILGFGVRIGPRALVRDAVIGDGADIGARCELLRGARVWPGVTLPDGGVRFSTDV from the coding sequence ATGATGTCCGATCCGAATCCGACCGACGCCGTAATCCTGGTAGGCGGCAAGGGCACTCGGCTGCGTCCGTTGACGCTGTCGGCGCCCAAGCCGATGCTTCCGACAGCCGGCCTTCCGTTCCTGACGCACCTGCTCGCCCGCATCGAGGCAGCCGGAATCAAGCACGTCGTGCTCGGAACGTCCTTCAAGGCAGAGGTATTCGAGGACTACTTCGGCGACGGCTCCAAGATGGGCCTCGAGATCGACTACGTCTTCGAGACCGAACCGCTGGGCACCGGTGGCGGAATCCGCAACGTGCTGCCGAAGTTGCGCGGTGACAACGTCATGGTGTTCAACGGCGACGTGCTCGGTGGCACCGATCTGAACGGCATTCTCGAGACCCACGAGAAGACGGACGCCGACGTGACCCTGCATCTGGTTCGTGTGGGAGACCCGCGAGCATTCGGTTGCGTTCCGACCGACGAGGACGGACGAGTCTCGGCATTCCTGGAGAAGACTCAGGATCCGCCGACGGATCAGATCAACGCCGGTTGCTACGTCTTCAAGCGCGAGATCATCGAACAGATCCCCGAAGGACGACCGGTATCGGTCGAGCGCGAGGTGTTCCCGAATCTCCTGGCCGAGGGCAAGCGGGTGTTCGGCCACGTCGACTCGTCGTACTGGCGTGACATGGGAACCCCCGAGGACTTCGTTCGCGGTTCCGCCGACCTGGTGCGAGGTATCGCACCTTCGCCGGCTCTCGAAGGTCCGCGCGGCGAGTCGCTGGTTCACCCCGGAGCCGGAATCGCGCCGGGCGCTGTTCTGATCGGCGGCACGGTTGTCGGTCGAGGCGCAGAAGTTGGTGCAGGCGCTCGCCTCGACGGTGCAATTCTCTTCGACGGCGCCGTTGTGGAAGCCGGGGCGGTGGTCGAACGATCGATCCTCGGATTCGGCGTCCGTATCGGACCCCGAGCGCTGGTCCGCGACGCTGTCATCGGAGACGGCGCGGACATCGGTGCGCGGTGTGAATTGTTGCGCGGCGCACGCGTGTGGCCGGGGGTGACGCTGCCGGACGGTGGCGTGCGCTTCAGCACAGATGTGTGA
- a CDS encoding SGNH/GDSL hydrolase family protein, producing MTSLPSRYVALGDSFTEGVGDADERFPNGLRGWADRVAEQLAVNNPDFRYANLAIRGRLLGPIIDEQLEPALALKPDLVTIYAGGNDMMRPKLDIDAMVARYDSAIGQLTASGARVLMFTAYDTGWSAFFGKLRGRLAIYNELVREVADRHDATLVDFWRFSEYQDLRMWDWDRLHMSPSGHENMATRVLDVLGVEHGLTPPDLGPAPVLTKAETRREDRQWAREFLVPWVARRVKGTSSGDGVSAKQPQLSPIQS from the coding sequence ATGACTTCTCTTCCGAGCCGTTACGTTGCCCTCGGTGACTCGTTCACCGAGGGCGTCGGCGACGCCGACGAACGATTCCCCAACGGTCTGCGCGGGTGGGCAGACCGAGTGGCCGAGCAGCTGGCGGTGAACAATCCCGACTTCCGCTACGCCAACCTGGCGATTCGTGGTCGCCTACTCGGACCGATCATCGACGAGCAGTTGGAACCCGCTCTGGCGTTGAAGCCCGATCTGGTGACCATCTACGCCGGCGGAAACGACATGATGCGTCCGAAGCTCGACATCGATGCGATGGTCGCCCGCTACGATTCGGCAATCGGTCAGCTCACTGCATCCGGCGCTCGGGTTCTGATGTTCACCGCGTACGACACCGGATGGTCCGCCTTCTTCGGCAAGCTCCGCGGACGTCTGGCGATCTACAACGAGCTTGTTCGCGAGGTGGCCGACCGCCACGACGCGACCCTCGTCGACTTCTGGCGATTCTCCGAATATCAGGACCTTCGGATGTGGGACTGGGATCGCCTCCACATGTCGCCCTCCGGGCACGAGAACATGGCGACGCGTGTGCTCGACGTGCTCGGCGTCGAACACGGATTGACCCCGCCCGATCTCGGGCCTGCGCCGGTTCTCACGAAAGCCGAAACTCGTCGCGAGGATCGTCAATGGGCGCGAGAGTTCTTGGTGCCGTGGGTAGCTCGGCGCGTGAAGGGAACATCTTCGGGCGACGGCGTGAGCGCCAAGCAGCCCCAGCTTTCTCCGATTCAGTCCTGA
- a CDS encoding NUDIX hydrolase has protein sequence MSAESLHASAKGVLEGWETSSEADESLRHTMLAFLDSAPDGCLRRHAPGHITASSLVLDESGCHVLLTLHPKVGRWIQLGGHCEPDDETVVDAALREAREESGIHDVRIDADLLSAHTHPITCSLGVPTRHLDLRFLVVAPDNSHIVRSAESTDLRWWPVDALPPTAERETIDHLVALARQRKNQD, from the coding sequence ATGTCAGCCGAATCGCTGCACGCCTCCGCCAAGGGCGTCCTGGAGGGCTGGGAGACGTCCTCCGAAGCGGACGAATCATTGCGGCACACGATGCTCGCGTTCCTCGATTCGGCTCCGGACGGCTGCCTTCGTCGCCACGCACCGGGACACATCACCGCGTCGTCTCTCGTTCTCGACGAGAGTGGCTGCCACGTCTTGCTGACCCTGCATCCCAAGGTGGGCAGGTGGATTCAGCTCGGCGGCCACTGCGAGCCCGACGACGAGACGGTGGTAGATGCGGCATTGCGGGAAGCTCGCGAGGAGTCCGGAATTCACGACGTTCGGATAGACGCGGACCTACTCTCCGCCCACACGCATCCGATCACGTGCTCACTCGGAGTACCGACTCGCCATCTCGATCTACGGTTTCTTGTTGTGGCGCCGGACAATTCACATATCGTCCGCAGCGCAGAGTCCACCGACCTCAGATGGTGGCCGGTGGACGCGCTCCCACCTACAGCGGAACGCGAGACCATCGACCACCTGGTCGCGCTCGCCCGTCAGCGCAAGAATCAGGACTGA